The Mercurialis annua linkage group LG2, ddMerAnnu1.2, whole genome shotgun sequence genome contains a region encoding:
- the LOC126666880 gene encoding indole-3-pyruvate monooxygenase YUCCA2: protein MEYLKEVEGKRIHDPINAKMTTTTTSTSRCIWVPGGLIIGAGPSGLATSACLQERGVPSLILERSNCIASLWQLKTYDRLRLHLPKQFCELPLMPFPSNFPTYPTKQQFLAYLETYAKRFGIQPVFNSTVVSAEFDHRCGFWRVKTLGMKLEEFEYVCQWLIVATGENAEEVVPDIEGMESFEGPVVHTSSYKSGELFREKKVLVVGCGNSGMEVCLDLCNYNARPSIVVRDSVHVLPQEMLGRSTFGLSMWLLKWFSVSIVDQILLFVSYFMLGDTSQIGLHRPKVGPLQLKNVTGKTPVLDVGTLSKITSGHIKVCPGVKRLMHHHVEFIDGRIENFDAIILATGYKSNVPIWLKENNMFSKKDGLPINKSFPNGWKGENGLYAVGFTKRGLLGAAIDARKIAQDIELRWKAEATNFMAFARAPPHQL, encoded by the exons ATGGAGTATTTGAAAGAAGTGGAAGGCAAAAGAATCCATGATCCGATCAACGCGAAAATGACAACGACGACAACGAGCACAAGCCGATGTATTTGGGTTCCGGGAGGACTCATAATTGGCGCTGGTCCATCAGGATTAGCCACATCCGCTTGTCTTCAAGAAAGAGGAGTTCCGAGTCTGATTCTCGAAAGATCGAATTGCATAGCATCATTATGGCAACTCAAAACGTACGATCGTTTACGCCTTCATCTTCCGAAGCAATTCTGCGAGCTTCCGCTCATGCCATTTCCATCAAATTTCCCCACTTACCCCACAAAACAACAGTTTTTAGCCTACTTAGAGACGTACGCGAAGCGTTTTGGTATACAACCGGTCTTTAATAGCACAGTAGTGAGTGCAGAATTCGATCATAGATGCGGGTTTTGGAGAGTGAAGACGCTCGGGATGAAACTAGAAGAGTTCGAATATGTGTGTCAGTGGCTGATCGTCGCGACGGGTGAAAATGCGGAGGAAGTTGTGCCTGATATTGAAGGAATGGAGAGCTTTGAAGGGCCTGTTGTTCATACTAGTAGTTATAAGAGTGGCGAGTTGTTTCGGGAGAAAAAAGTTTTAGTTGTTGGCTGTGGAAATTCTGGAATGGAAGTTTGTTTGGATCTTTGCAATTATAATGCTCGTCCATCGATTGTTGTTAGAGATTCG GTGCACGTACTGCCTCAAGAAATGCTCGGCAGATCAACTTTTGGGCTGTCCATGTGGCTTCTCAAGTGGTTTTCTGTGTCAATCGTtgatcaaattttattatttgtatcGTATTTCATGCTCGGTGATACTTCTCAAATTGGCCTCCACCGTCCTAAAGTTGGTCCTCTTCAGCTCAAAAATGTCACCGGAAAAACTCCCGTCTTGGATGTTGGCACTCTCTCTAAGATCACAAGTGGTCATATTAAG GTGTGTCCCGGAGTAAAGAGACTAATGCATCATCATGTGGAATTTATTGATGGAAGGATAGAAAATTTTGATGCTATCATTCTAGCTACAGGCTACAAGAGTAACGTTCCGATTTGGTTAAAG GAAAATAATATGTTCTCAAAAAAAGATGGATTGCCAATCAACAAATCGTTCCCAAATGGATGGAAAGGTGAAAATGGATTATATGCTGTAGGATTCACAAAGCGTGGCCTGCTGGGCGCAGCTATTGATGCAAGAAAAATTGCGCAGGACATTGAGCTTCGCTGGAAAGCTGAGGCCACAAATTTCATGGCATTTGCTCGTGCACCACCGCACCAATTATGA